A segment of the Coregonus clupeaformis isolate EN_2021a unplaced genomic scaffold, ASM2061545v1 scaf1541, whole genome shotgun sequence genome:
tcagtcagtcactcagtcagtcagtcagcctgtcagtcagtcagtcagcctgtcagtcagtcagtcagtcactcagtcagtcagtcagtcagcctgtcagtcagtcagtcactcagtcagtcagtcagcatgtcagtctgtcagtcagtcagtcagcctgtaAGTCAGTCAGCCAGCATGTCAGTCggcctgtcagtcagtcagtcagtctgtcagcctgtcagtcagtcagtcagtcagtcagtcagtcagtcagtcagtcagcctgtcagtcaacctgtcagtcagtcagtcagcctgtcagtcagtcagtcagcctgtcagtcagtcagtcagcctgtcagccagtcagtcagtcagtcagccagtcagccagtcagtcagtcagtcagtcagtcagcctgtcagccagtcagtcagtcagtcagtcagtcagccagtcagccagtcagtcagtcagtcagtcagtcagtcagtcagtcagtcagccagtcagtcagtcagtcagccagtcagccagtcagtcactcagtcagtcagtcagtcagtcagtcagtcagtcagccagtcagtcagtcagtcagtcagccagtcagtcagtcagccagtcagccagtcagtcagtcagtcagtcagtcagtcagcctgtcagccagtcagccagtcagtcagccagtcagccagtcagtcagtcagtcagtcagtcagtcagtcagtcagtcagtcagtcagccagtcagccagtcagccagtcagtcactcagtcagtcagtcagtcagtcagtcagtcagtcagtcagcctgtcagccagtcagtcagtcagtcagtcagccagtcagccagtcagtcagtcagtcagtcagtcagcctgtcagccagtcagtcagtcagtcagccagtcagccagtcagtcagtcagccagtcagtcagtcagtcagtcagtcagtcagtcagtcagcctgtcagccagtcagtcagtcagccagtcagtcagtcagtcagtcagtcagtcagtcagtcagtcagtcagtcagtcagtcagtcagccagtcagtcagtcagtcagtcagtcagtcagccagtcagtcagtcagcctgtcagtcagtcagtcagtcagtcagtcagtcagtcagtcagtcagcccgtCAGTCAGcccgtcagtcagtcagtcagtcagtcagtcagtcagtcagtcagtcagtcagcctgtcagccagtcagtcagtcagtcagccagtcagtcagtcagtcagtcagtcagccagtcagtcagcctgtcagccagtcagtcagtcagtcagccagtcagtcagtcagtcagtcagtcagccagtcagtcagcctgtcagccagtcagtcagtcagtcagtcagtcagtcactcactcagtcagtcagtcagtcagcctgtcagcctgtcagtcagtcagtcagtcagtcagtcagtcagtcagtcagtcagccagtcagtcagccagtcagtcagtcagtcagtcagtcagtcagtcagtcagtcagtcagttagtgcAGCTGTTCAGCTCTTTATCACACAGGCCTCTCTAGTGTTATTACGtctggcatcctattccctatttagggcACTACTTTCAACCAAGGCCCACAGgactctggtcaaacgtagtgcactacatagggaatagggagccatttgggacacatgccTACATGTCTCTGTTGTCCTATTAAGACCTATCATAATGAAAACCACCAGTACGGTTCTATAACATGATAGCTAGTAGTATAATACAAAGCTGCGTTTCCTGTTTCACATCAAACATATTCAACTGGTGTGGAAGACATGAAAACCTCCAACAACGTCCACACGTTGTTGTTCTGCTGAAGTCAGCATGGTTATATTTGGACTGGTTATTGGAGTTCAGCTGAGAATTGACCTCCAAATGGACGGGggtgttttgtttggaacaatgATCAAATTCAACTGTATGAAACAGCAGTAGAAAATACATGAAGATTGTTTATTTCAATAAAAACTATACAACAGCTTTAAAGGATTCAGATTCATCATGAAATCCTACCTGTAGATTTCCCAGCATCTCTGTGGTCAGGTCTCCCAGCACGTCTTTGACATCCTGAATGTTATATCCTTCAAATCCTGtatccttcttctccttctcctgcaGATCTGTTTTAACTgctacctctccatcctcctcctgaCTGCTCCTCTGTCCCTGGGTCAGTAGGACACCATCCTCCTCCTGGCTGCTCCTCTGTCCCTGGGTCAGTAGGACAccatcctcctcctggctggTCCTCTGTCCCTGGGTCAGTAGGACAccatcctcctcctggctggTCCTCTGTCCCTGGGTCAGTAGAACACCATCTATCAGACAGGCTGGTCCTCTGTCCCTGGGTCAGTATCAGACAGGTAGAATATTACAGTAATGGAGGTAGTCATCAGTAGCCCTCCAGTACAGTACCTCTTCACGCTGTTCAACAGGAGAAGGAGCCATGTAATGGAGGAAGACTTCAGTAGTCATGCCTTCTTCCAGCGGAGCTACAAAGTCTGCTGAGCTGATCACCTCAATGGTCCTCTGGAATACAGTTAGTCAGGAAACATAGAGGTTGTATTCTCACCCATGACTTTACAGTACAATATGTCAGATGTTTGCCTTCCCTTCTACATTTGTGAATATATTAAGAGAAGGATCATATTAAATGGTAACATACGTTGTAAAGATATCAATGGGAAATCAAACAGAGTCATTCCTAGTAGTTCCAACCTGTCAGGGATGAGTCACTATACTACAGCTCTCTGTCTGGAAATAAAGAGTCTGCACAGTTTATTATGTCACTTCCTGGAACGTTGCAGCTCCTATAAAAGGTCTCTGGTTGAACAAATCAATGTCATGAGATCTAATGTTATTATAGGCAACATGAATGCTGTGATAATGTGAGAGGAACAGAGTGAATTGTGGGGATTGCCATTTGTTTCAGCACACTACATGCAGTATAGGGCTGGTACATTCACAGTAAAGGGATTTCACTAGTTTGACTTGTCCTGATGGTGAGTTAGTCAGAGATGACAGATAAATAGTTACCCGATGGTGAGTTAGTCAGAGATGACAGAATTTGTCTCCTGATGGTGAGTTATTTAGTCAGCGATGACAGATAAATAGTCACCCGATGGTGAGTTAGTCAGAGatgacagaatgtgtctcctgaTGGTGAGTTAGCTAGTCAGAGATGACAGATATGTGGTCTCCTGATGGTGAGTTAGTTAATCAGAGATGACAGATAAATGGTCTCCTGATGGTGAGTTAGCTAGTCAGAGATGACAGATACGTGGTCTCCTGATGGTGAGTAAGACAGAGATGACAGATATGTGGTCTCCTGGTGGTGAGTTAGTTAATCAGAGATGACAGATATGTGGTCTCCTGATGGTGAGTTAGTTAATCAGAGATGACAGATAAATGGTCTTCTGATGGTGCGTTAGTTAATCAGAGATGACAGATAAATGGTCTTCTGATGGTGCGTTAGTTAGTCAGAGATGACAGATGAGTGGTCTTCTGATGGTGAGTTAGTTAGTCAGAGATGACAGATCAATGGTCTCCTGATGGTGCGTTAGTTAGTCAGAGATGACAGATAAATGGTCTCCACATGATGAGTTAGTTAGTTACAGATTACAGATAAATGGTATCCTAGTGGTGAGTAAGACAGAGATGACAGAATTGGTCTCTTATGGTGAGTTAGTTAATCAGAGATGACAGATAAATGGTCTCCTGATGGTGAGTTAATTATTCAGCGATGACAGATAAATGGTATCCAGATGATGAGTTAGTTAGTTACAGATTACAGATAAATGGTCTCCTGGTGGTGAGTTAGTTAATCAGAGATGACAGATAAATGGTCTCCTGATGGTGAGTTAGTTAGTCAGAGATGACAGATCAATGGTATCCAGATGATGAGTTAGTTAGTTACAGATTACAGATCAATGGTCTCCTGGTGGTGAGTAAGACAGAGATGACAGATCAATGAGTTAGTTAGACATAACAGATAACTGGTCTCCTGATGGTGCGTTAGTTAGTTAAAGATGACAGATAAACGGTCTCCTGATGGTCAGTTAGTCAGAGATGATAGATTAATGGTCTCCTGATggtgagttagttagttagttagttagttagttagttagagaTGACAGATTAATGGTCTCCTGGTGGTGAGTTAGTTAGTCAGAGATGACATAAATTGTCatgacttcggccgaggctgcctcccctccttgttcgggcaggattcggcgttcatcgtcaccagagtactaaccactgccgccccaatcatcatcacaattgtcttgtcaattacacacacctggttcatatcccctcattagtccgtgtataagtgttccctctgcccccttgtccttgtgggtgattgtttattgtgaaggttagtgaagctcgtgtattttgttagacgggagtattttcccgtgtgctttgtattttccagtgcacctgttttgtgccctggagtgtgtttgatgcatttctgcataaacctgtatttttacggattaaagcctgttattctgtgatttaccctcctgcgcctgactccttcaacaccacctcatcacataaATGGTCTCCTGGTGGTGAGTTAGTTAGAGATGACAGATGAATGGTCTCCTGATGGTGAGTTAGTTAGAGATTACATTTAATGGTTTCCCTATGGTGAGTTAGTCAGAGATGACAGATAAATGGTCTCCTGATGGTGAATTAGTCAGAGATGACAGATAAATGGTCTCCTGATGGTGAGTTAGTCAGAGATGACAGATAAATGGTCTCCTGGTGGTGAGTTAGTTAGAGATGACAGATAAATGGTCTCCTGATGGTGAGTTAGTTAGTCAGAGATGACAGATAAATGGTCTCCTGATGGTGAGTTAGCTAGTCAGAGATGACAGATATGTGGTCTCCTGATGGTGAGTTAGTCAGAGATGACAGATAAATGGTCTCCTGGTGGTGAATTAGTCAGAGATGACAGATAAATGGTCTCCTGATGGTGAATTAGTCAGAGATGACAGATAAATGGTCTCCTGATGGTGAGTTAGTCAGAGATGACAGATAAATGGATCCTTAGGGACAATGACAGGAAAGGACTCTCTCTTTATGGTCACTGCCCTTCCAAGTTACTCACTAGCTTCCTTAAGGAAACCTCAACATACATACGGGACGCGCTGACACACGCATAGCTTCCTTAAGGAAACCTCAACATACATACGGGACGCGCTGACACACGCATAGCTTCCTTAAGGAAACCTCAACATACATACGGGACGCGCTGACACACGCATAGCTTCCTTAAGGAAACCTCAACATACATACGGGACGCGCTGACACACGCATAGCTTCCTTAAGGAAACCTCAACATACATACGGGACGCGCTGACACACGCATAGCTTCCTTAAGGAAACCTCAACATACATACGGGACGCGCTGACACACGCATAGCTTCCTTAAGGAAACCTCAACATACATACGGGACGCGCTGACACACGCATAGCTTCCTTAAGGAAACCTCAACATACATACGGGACGCGCTGACACACGCATAGCTTCCTTAAGGAAACCTCAACATACATACGGGACGCGCTGACACACGCGTACACAGCCTCACCTTCTCCCCAAGGAGTAGCTCCTCTCTGGGTTGGTGGAAGAGAAACTCATAGAGGTGGTAGTTCTGAAAGAGACTGCAGTAAACAGGTGAACCAACAGATCAGAACTTCAACATCCACTACGAGGTTCACTGCTCTGAATGGATTATCACCAGGTTAAGGAAGGACACTGTTAACGTGATATTAATAATGTAGACCCTACTAAAAAAGGCAGATAGAGAAGAGACTTGCTACCTGCACTTGAGGTAGTCAGTGATGGACATGGCCTGCTCTGCATCAAACAGTGGATCAACCTCTGGAGAAGGAGACTGGTGCGTTCCTGATATCAACTTGGCAAACTCATTCAGGTTATCACCAAATGGCATCTGCTTCTCTGGGACATTGTGGACAGATATAAAATACAGATATTAGCCACAGCCAGTCCACATTGATGTTAGCCATAAGAATCTGACTAGACGTtcattccttctctctctagccGGAATAGTGCTATGCCAAGATCAGGACAGCGAGGAGCAAGAGATCTGGCTCGGAAAACGGACCTTAATCCAGGGGTGGGTGATGGCGCTGTATTCCTAATTATCATGTTATCCCAACTGACAAatcgagaagattgaaatactgctagttTTGAATGAAAATGCCTTTTCGTCAGCATGCTAGGCTAGCTAATGCTAAAGGTCTTAATGATTATGTGAGcacacagcccctaatgaaggTCTTAATGATTATGTGAGcacacagcccctaatgaaggTCCTAATGATTATGTGAGCACACAGCCCCAAATGAAGGTCTTAATAATTATCTGAacacagcccctaatgaaggTCTTAATGATTATGTGAGcacacagcccctaatgaaggTCCTAATGATTATGTGAGCACACAGCCCCAAATGAAGGTCTTAATAATTATCTGAacacagcccctaatgaaggtcttaatgattaggtggtgaacacacagcccctaatgaaggtcttaatgattaggtggtgaacacacagcccctaatgaaggtcttaatgattatgtggtgaacacacagcccctaatgaaggtcttaatgattaggtggtgaacacacagcccctaatgaaggTCTTAATGATTATGTGAACACAGCCACTAATGAAGGTCTTAATAATTATGTGAACACACAGCCCCCAATGAAGGTCTTAATGATTATGTGAacacacagcccctaatgaaggTCTTAATGATTATGTGAACACACAGCCCCCAATGAAGGTCTTAATGATTATGTGAGcacacagcccctaatgaaggTCCTAATGATTATATGAGCACACAGCCCCAAATGAAGGTCTTAATGATTAGGTGGTGAACACACAGCCCCTAATAAAGGTCTTAATGATTATGTGAacacacagcccctaatgaaggTCTTAATGATTATGTGAACACACAGCCACTAATGAAGGTCTTAATGATTATGTGAacacagcccctaatgaaggACTTAATGATTATGTGAacacacagcccctaatgaaggTCTTAATTATTATGTGAacacacagcccctaatgaaggTTTTAATGATTATGTGAACACACAGCCACTAATGAAGGTCTTAATGATTATGTGAacacagcccctaatgaaggTCTTAATGATTAGATGAGcacacagcccctaatgaaggtcttaatgattaggtggtgaacacacagcccctaatgaaggtcttaatgattaggtggtgaacacacagcccctaatgaaggTCTTAATGATTAGGTGAGcacacagcccctaatgaaggTCCTAATGATTATATGAGcacacagcccctaatgaaggTCTTCATGATTAGGTGGTGAACACACAGCCCCTAATAAAGTTCTTAATGATTAGATGAGCACACAGTCCCTAATGAAGGTCTTAATGATTAGGTGGTGAacacacagcccctaatgaaggtcttaatgattaggtggtgaacacacagcccctaatgaaggtcttaatgattaggtggtgaacacacagcccctaatgaaggtcttaatgattatgtgaacacagcccctaatgaaggtcttaatgattaggtgaacacacagcccctaatgaaggtcttaatgattatgtgaacacacagcccctaatgaaggtcttaatgattatgtgaacacacagcccctaatgaaggTCTTAATGATTATGTGAACATACAGCCCCTAATGAAGGTCTTAATGATTATGTGAacacacagcccctaatgaaggtcttaatgattaggtggtgaacacacagcccctaatgaaggtcttaatgattaggtggtgaacacacagcccctaatgaaggtcttaatgattaggtggtgaacacacagcccctaatgaaggtcttaatgattatgtgaacacacagcccctaatgaa
Coding sequences within it:
- the LOC121563787 gene encoding ciliary-associated calcium-binding coiled-coil protein 1-like isoform X1 translates to MSAKAKQTNKSADKNANDRNDVASKENYAEKANPQWKCISHEQINTLLDLTVEQVQLQFEEILGLKNCLTCLKEASLLGYFVCGFWWARQMNYTCQQISFIMALQQLVLDNIREKQMPFGDNLNEFAKLISGTHQSPSPEVDPLFDAEQAMSITDYLKCSLFQNYHLYEFLFHQPREELLLGEKRTIEVISSADFVAPLEEGMTTEVFLHYMAPSPVEQREEGQRTSQEEDGVLLTQGQRTSQEEDGVLLTQGQRSSQEEDGVLLTQGQRSSQEEDGEVAVKTDLQEKEKKDTGFEGYNIQDVKDVLGDLTTEMLGNLQAEFTEKLRVQEESFRTRLERLKHSASK
- the LOC121563787 gene encoding ciliary-associated calcium-binding coiled-coil protein 1-like isoform X2, which encodes MSAKAKQTNKSADKNANDRNDVASKENYAEKANPQWKCISHEQINTLLDLTVEQVQLQFEEILGLKNCLTCLKEASLLGYFVCGFWWARQMNYTCQQISFIMALQQLVLDNIREKQMPFGDNLNEFAKLISGTHQSPSPEVDPLFDAEQAMSITDYLKCSLFQNYHLYEFLFHQPREELLLGEKRTIEVISSADFVAPLEEGMTTEVFLHYMAPSPVEQREEGQRSSQEEDGVLLTQGQRSSQEEDGEVAVKTDLQEKEKKDTGFEGYNIQDVKDVLGDLTTEMLGNLQAEFTEKLRVQEESFRTRLERLKHSASK
- the LOC121563787 gene encoding ciliary-associated calcium-binding coiled-coil protein 1-like isoform X3; protein product: MSAKAKQTNKSADKNANDRNDVASKENYAEKANPQWKCISHEQINTLLDLTVEQVQLQFEEILGLKNCLTCLKEASLLGYFVCGFWWARQMNYTCQQISFIMALQQLVLDNIREKQMPFGDNLNEFAKLISGTHQSPSPEVDPLFDAEQAMSITDYLKCSLFQNYHLYEFLFHQPREELLLGEKRTIEVISSADFVAPLEEGMTTEVFLHYMAPSPVEQREEGQRTSLSDRWCSTDPGTEDQPGGGWCPTDPGTEDQPGGGWCPTDPGTEEQPGGGWCPTDPGTEEQSGGGWRGSS